A single window of Lutzomyia longipalpis isolate SR_M1_2022 chromosome 1, ASM2433408v1 DNA harbors:
- the LOC129797732 gene encoding G8 domain-containing protein DDB_G0286311-like encodes MISFSCGIRVESFKETVKMNTIKSIYIFYTFFIISFIQQAACLKCYNCNSYYDNDCSHLNVNTTAQRDCDLIVGQHIFYCFYGQATVEGQEITLRGCAENFLSCDNIADNINVISCHLCDIDLCNNANATDNSTTPSTPPTSSTSTTTTTTATPSTPTETPSTPTVSSTTPNSNQTVSESTSTTPSIPTTTESSSAKSLCLLSEIYALILFSILLIYTSI; translated from the exons ATGATTAGTTTCAGTTGTGGCATCAGAGTGGAATCATTTAAAGAAACCGTGAAAATGAACACGATAAAGTCAATATACATTTTctatacattttttataatttcttttattcagcaag CTGCATGTCTTAAATGCTACAATTGCAATTCCTATTATGACAACGACTGTTCTCATTTGAATGTTAACACTACTGCACAGCGTGATTGTGATTTAATTGTGGGTCAACATATATTCTATTGTTTTTATGGACAGGCAAcag TTGAAGGACAGGAGATCACCTTACGGGGAtgtgcagaaaattttctgagTTGTGATAATATTGCTGATAATATTAATGTGATTTCTTGTCACCTATGTGATATTGATCTGTGCAATAATGCTAATGCTACAGATAATTCAACCACACCATCAACACCTCCTACATCTTCTACATCAACTACAACAACTACAACTGCAACTCCTTCTACACCAACTGAGACACCTTCGACGCCAACAGTGTCTTCAACTACACCAAATAGTAATCAAACAGTATCAGAATCAACCTCAACTACTCCATCAATTCCAACTACAACTGAGAGTAGTTCAGCCAAGTCACTCTGTCTTCTTTCTGAAATCTATGCattaattctcttttcaatattgttaatttatacttcaatttga